The proteins below are encoded in one region of Microbispora sp. NBC_01189:
- a CDS encoding DUF6461 domain-containing protein, with protein MFTDIEAHYADLVKYDHLGELCMTWCRAASVDRVIGALDVDVVEVTVGDLQTLVIESYADLEAGRLGRFLLLAEEPPWYLTVEYTGDRAHTALERLSSGGEAICLTGSQMLYRGRLYYAREGRTRCVFDYGGDIWGDTAPIEEHLDGLFNLHERYADIDRGLVPGEQLLDDWRIHAFVLIERITGIRLSLELLREKPLYRFWGWGDPPLKSDDGPQSPAPGTVR; from the coding sequence TTGTTCACCGACATCGAGGCTCACTATGCGGACCTGGTCAAGTACGACCATCTGGGCGAGCTGTGCATGACGTGGTGCCGGGCGGCCTCGGTCGACCGGGTGATCGGCGCTCTCGACGTCGACGTGGTCGAGGTCACCGTGGGCGATCTGCAGACCCTGGTCATCGAGTCGTACGCGGACCTCGAGGCGGGCCGACTGGGCAGGTTCCTGCTGCTGGCCGAGGAACCGCCCTGGTATCTCACTGTGGAGTACACCGGCGACCGGGCTCACACGGCACTTGAGCGGCTCTCCTCCGGCGGCGAGGCCATCTGCCTGACAGGCAGTCAGATGCTCTATCGGGGCAGGTTGTACTACGCCCGCGAGGGCCGCACGCGGTGCGTGTTCGACTACGGCGGCGACATCTGGGGTGACACGGCTCCCATCGAGGAGCACCTCGACGGCCTGTTCAACCTGCACGAGAGATACGCCGACATCGACAGAGGTCTCGTGCCGGGGGAGCAACTGCTGGACGACTGGCGCATCCATGCCTTCGTCCTGATAGAGCGGATCACCGGCATCCGTCTGTCGTTGGAACTGCTGCGGGAGAAGCCGCTCTACCGTTTCTGGGGGTGGGGTGACCCACCCCTCAAGTCAGACGACGGCCCGCAGTCGCCCGCCCCTGGGACCGTGAGGTGA
- a CDS encoding CehA/McbA family metallohydrolase translates to MPDHDTSPAGRDYRPLDLAGVFNAPRSVLDDGDSYPLGARTLYGLPFLFGDERDAGAALLRVGGPDPATVTIPVGRAFTWMVVAHALESPDLFDGQAVGETCGHYTLVYDDGSTERLPVRRRFEIGPTPRLWSDRAIPLDWGQTPFLAVPDAQHRLMPRTHGRFDAAGARFVDIDDPQARSPYVLPYRFYLWPCRNPRPGRTVRALEIRSAGPAILVGAVTTSDLDEDPFGRTVWRDVLLDLDPSAGPIAEDLAVTVDRGSATYVYSRTAGAAEGTPAWGTPVEEHHQGYVRVAATPSARLTLTRGENVISTCGWGELLAAGRRGDGGVTWRVPDAGRAWVRTTVRDAATGEPIPCRIHFRSTDGVPYPPHGHHGHINADGNTWNLDIGGDVRLGTTTYSYVDGTCEGWLPLGEVTVEAARGFEYEPLHTTVTIRPDQAELDLTLTRVTDLAAEGWYSGDTHVHFVSTLGAELEARGEDVRVTNLLLSQWGHLFTGTEEFTGRPHTSHDGHTHVFAGQENRSGMLGHINLLGLRRPIMPWCTGGAEESELGGGLETTLSHWADECHEQGGTVVLAHFPVPNGEAAALLATGRLDAVEMIAYDPYNIQEYYRYLNAGYRITLVGGTDKMSSEVPIGLIRTYAQVPAEEEFDYWSWCRAVRRGATFATSGPLLWLGVDGRQPGEETRVPANGAVRVDARVESIFDVDRLEIVVNGHVVAERRTETPGRTLDLTADVPLTGDSWIAARCYGPGAGVARHHDVWARPIMAHTSPVYVRTGEEYARSDAATIDHMLNLVDGSLAYIDERSRRLWPGRVCHRHGQEDHLAFLRAPFLQARDLLLERKAAI, encoded by the coding sequence ATGCCTGATCACGACACCTCACCCGCGGGCCGGGACTACCGCCCGCTCGATCTCGCCGGTGTGTTCAACGCGCCCCGTTCGGTCCTCGACGACGGCGACTCCTATCCGCTCGGGGCACGCACGCTCTACGGCCTGCCGTTCCTCTTCGGCGACGAACGGGACGCCGGGGCGGCCCTGCTCCGTGTGGGCGGCCCGGATCCGGCGACCGTCACCATCCCGGTCGGCCGCGCGTTCACCTGGATGGTGGTCGCCCACGCCCTGGAGTCCCCGGACCTGTTCGACGGGCAGGCGGTCGGCGAGACCTGCGGCCACTACACCCTCGTCTACGACGACGGGAGCACCGAGCGGCTGCCGGTGCGCCGGCGCTTCGAGATCGGGCCCACGCCGCGACTGTGGAGCGACCGCGCGATCCCGCTCGACTGGGGACAGACCCCGTTCCTGGCCGTCCCCGACGCCCAGCACCGGCTGATGCCGCGCACCCACGGGCGCTTCGACGCCGCCGGGGCCCGGTTCGTCGACATCGACGACCCGCAGGCGCGATCGCCGTACGTCCTGCCCTACCGGTTCTACCTGTGGCCCTGCCGCAACCCCCGGCCCGGCCGGACGGTCCGCGCCCTGGAGATCCGGTCGGCGGGCCCGGCCATCCTCGTCGGCGCGGTGACCACCAGCGACCTCGACGAGGACCCCTTCGGGCGTACGGTCTGGCGCGACGTCCTGCTCGACCTGGACCCCTCGGCGGGACCGATCGCGGAGGACCTCGCGGTGACCGTCGACCGGGGCTCGGCGACCTACGTCTACTCCCGTACGGCCGGTGCCGCCGAAGGCACACCGGCCTGGGGGACGCCCGTGGAGGAGCACCACCAGGGCTACGTACGCGTCGCGGCCACTCCCTCGGCGCGGCTGACGCTCACCCGCGGGGAGAACGTGATCAGCACCTGCGGGTGGGGCGAACTGCTCGCCGCCGGGCGGCGCGGCGACGGAGGGGTCACCTGGCGGGTCCCCGACGCGGGGCGGGCCTGGGTGCGCACCACGGTCAGGGACGCGGCCACGGGCGAGCCGATCCCGTGCCGGATCCACTTCCGGTCCACCGACGGCGTACCCTACCCGCCCCACGGTCATCATGGGCACATCAACGCCGACGGCAACACCTGGAACCTCGACATCGGCGGGGACGTCCGCCTCGGCACCACGACGTACTCCTACGTCGACGGCACCTGCGAGGGCTGGCTGCCTCTGGGGGAGGTCACGGTCGAGGCGGCTCGCGGGTTCGAGTACGAGCCGCTGCACACCACGGTCACCATCCGGCCGGACCAGGCCGAACTCGATCTGACGCTGACCAGGGTGACCGACCTGGCCGCCGAGGGCTGGTACAGCGGCGACACCCACGTGCACTTCGTCTCGACCCTCGGCGCGGAGCTGGAGGCCCGCGGCGAGGACGTGCGGGTGACCAACCTGCTGCTCAGCCAGTGGGGGCACCTGTTCACCGGCACCGAGGAGTTCACCGGCCGCCCGCACACCTCCCACGACGGGCACACGCACGTGTTCGCCGGCCAGGAGAACCGCAGCGGCATGCTCGGCCACATCAACCTGCTCGGCCTGCGCCGCCCGATCATGCCGTGGTGCACCGGCGGAGCCGAGGAGTCGGAACTCGGCGGCGGCCTGGAGACCACGCTGTCCCACTGGGCCGACGAATGCCACGAGCAGGGCGGCACCGTCGTGCTGGCGCACTTCCCCGTGCCCAACGGCGAGGCCGCCGCGCTGCTCGCCACCGGCCGGCTCGACGCCGTCGAGATGATCGCGTACGACCCGTACAACATCCAGGAGTACTACCGCTACCTCAACGCGGGTTACCGGATCACCCTGGTGGGCGGCACCGACAAGATGAGCAGCGAGGTGCCGATCGGCCTCATCCGCACGTACGCGCAGGTGCCCGCCGAGGAGGAGTTCGACTACTGGAGCTGGTGCCGGGCCGTCCGGCGGGGAGCCACCTTCGCGACCAGCGGCCCGCTCCTGTGGCTCGGCGTCGACGGCCGTCAGCCGGGCGAGGAGACCCGCGTGCCCGCGAACGGCGCCGTCCGCGTCGACGCCCGCGTCGAGTCGATCTTCGACGTCGACCGGCTGGAGATCGTGGTCAACGGCCACGTCGTCGCCGAGCGCAGGACCGAGACCCCCGGCCGCACGCTGGACCTGACCGCGGACGTGCCCCTGACCGGGGACAGCTGGATCGCCGCCCGATGCTACGGGCCGGGCGCCGGAGTCGCCCGCCACCACGACGTGTGGGCCAGGCCGATCATGGCGCACACGTCGCCGGTCTACGTGCGCACGGGCGAGGAGTACGCCCGGTCCGACGCGGCCACGATCGACCACATGCTGAACCTCGTCGACGGCTCGCTCGCGTACATCGACGAGCGCAGCAGGCGCCTGTGGCCCGGCCGGGTCTGCCATCGGCACGGGCAGGAGGACCACCTGGCCTTCCTGCGGGCCCCCTTCCTGCAGGCACGTGACCTGCTGCTGGAGCGCAAGGCGGCCATCTGA
- a CDS encoding APC family permease: MPGRPPDSSTNAPGSLAGNAMGTKDLVFTVLAALAPLTLIVAVAPLHFLKGGAAVPGGYLVAGVVMTLFAVGFMTMSRYVRNAGAFYATVSRGLGKPAGSGAAMLAVVAYNALQISTYGALGVYATETFANYFHRDVPWWVFAIVGLVFVGWLGYRGIHTSARILGALLVLETVVLVVLAVYVLVKGGAGDWSAESFAPTRVFDPGNGAMFALVAGAFMGFEATAIFSEEARGGIRTVRRATYIAVGFIAVFYAFITWVVVMAYGVDKIAAAAEADPVNLVVAVFDRYVPAPITEVMHILLLTSAFAALLALHNAANRYFYAMGREGLLPRPLGRTHPRTKAPWTAGVVQTVLAAAAIVVFAVFGIDPYLGLLLWGSALGFLGIICLWALCSLAIIRFLRREAPEAGIFRTTIAPGLSFAALAVVLFLVLSNLPLLTGAGTATNVLIVGLGVAAVVAGVARALYLRARAPRLYAGLAQTSVDEPPAGRREPVTGNA, translated from the coding sequence ATGCCCGGTCGTCCTCCCGACAGCTCCACCAATGCCCCCGGCTCCCTGGCCGGGAACGCCATGGGGACCAAGGACCTCGTCTTCACGGTCCTCGCCGCGCTGGCGCCGCTGACGCTCATCGTCGCGGTCGCCCCCCTGCACTTCCTCAAGGGCGGCGCCGCCGTCCCCGGCGGCTACCTGGTCGCCGGGGTGGTCATGACGCTGTTCGCCGTCGGTTTCATGACCATGAGCCGGTACGTCCGCAACGCCGGGGCCTTCTACGCCACCGTCTCGCGCGGCCTGGGCAAGCCGGCGGGGTCGGGCGCGGCCATGCTCGCCGTCGTCGCCTACAACGCCCTGCAGATCAGCACGTACGGCGCGCTCGGCGTCTACGCGACCGAGACGTTCGCGAACTACTTCCACCGCGACGTGCCGTGGTGGGTGTTCGCGATCGTCGGCCTGGTCTTCGTGGGATGGCTCGGGTACCGGGGCATCCACACCAGCGCCCGGATCCTCGGGGCGCTGCTGGTGCTGGAGACGGTCGTGCTCGTCGTGCTGGCGGTCTACGTCCTGGTGAAGGGCGGCGCCGGGGACTGGTCCGCCGAGTCGTTCGCCCCCACGAGGGTGTTCGATCCGGGCAACGGGGCGATGTTCGCCCTGGTCGCCGGGGCCTTCATGGGCTTCGAGGCCACTGCGATCTTCAGCGAGGAGGCGCGGGGCGGCATCCGGACGGTCCGCCGGGCGACCTACATCGCGGTCGGGTTCATCGCCGTCTTCTACGCCTTCATCACCTGGGTCGTCGTGATGGCGTACGGCGTCGACAAGATCGCGGCCGCGGCCGAGGCCGACCCGGTCAACCTCGTCGTCGCCGTGTTCGACAGGTATGTGCCCGCCCCGATCACCGAGGTGATGCACATCCTGCTGCTGACCAGTGCCTTCGCCGCGCTGCTCGCGCTGCACAACGCGGCGAACCGCTACTTCTACGCGATGGGACGGGAGGGGCTGCTGCCCCGCCCGCTGGGCCGTACCCACCCGCGGACCAAGGCCCCGTGGACGGCCGGGGTCGTGCAGACCGTGCTGGCGGCCGCGGCGATCGTCGTGTTCGCGGTCTTCGGGATCGACCCCTACCTGGGGCTGCTGCTGTGGGGCAGCGCCCTCGGGTTCCTCGGGATCATCTGCCTGTGGGCGCTGTGCTCCCTGGCGATCATCCGCTTCCTGCGCCGGGAGGCGCCCGAGGCCGGGATCTTCCGTACCACGATCGCGCCCGGGCTCAGCTTCGCCGCCCTGGCCGTGGTGCTCTTCCTCGTCCTGAGCAACCTGCCGCTGCTGACCGGCGCCGGTACGGCCACGAACGTCCTGATCGTCGGTCTGGGCGTGGCCGCCGTCGTGGCCGGCGTGGCCAGGGCGCTCTACCTGCGGGCCCGCGCGCCCCGGCTCTACGCCGGGCTGGCCCAGACGTCCGTCGACGAGCCGCCCGCCGGGCGGAGGGAGCCTGTCACCGGAAATGCCTGA
- a CDS encoding cupin domain-containing protein, with protein sequence MNDRQIQAGIDAVRVISAGNGERFVPPLSDYHVLSAEWTEAEFLVFGGTASAFTGGYWTGEPGSVRFDSWPYDEICFILKGRVAVQDDSGRRREFGPGESFHIPQGFRGDWITLEPSEKVFVAVSR encoded by the coding sequence GTGAACGACCGGCAGATTCAGGCGGGCATCGACGCCGTCCGGGTCATATCCGCCGGGAACGGCGAGCGTTTCGTGCCCCCGCTGAGCGACTACCATGTGCTGTCCGCCGAGTGGACGGAGGCGGAGTTCCTCGTCTTCGGCGGCACCGCGAGCGCGTTCACCGGCGGTTACTGGACGGGCGAGCCCGGCTCCGTACGGTTCGACTCCTGGCCCTACGACGAGATCTGCTTCATCCTCAAGGGCCGCGTCGCCGTACAGGACGACTCCGGCCGGCGCAGGGAGTTCGGCCCGGGGGAGTCGTTCCACATCCCCCAAGGCTTCCGCGGTGACTGGATCACCCTGGAGCCGAGCGAGAAGGTCTTCGTCGCGGTCAGCCGCTGA
- a CDS encoding N,N-dimethylformamidase beta subunit family domain-containing protein yields the protein MSDAIVATGLPAAFAWSPKGWPSERAFATPEAAEVWCYTDRFSYFPGETIRFHLSASVPSFDLEVVRDGLEPRVVWSRSGLSAGRHEAPPDAHAAGCDWPVGLELEIPGDWRSGFHIVTVRAVTPSGELWEREHFFVVKAPAERRARAALVLTTSTMLAYNDWGGANHYRGLGDDPRSDNGSPLASTRRPIARGMIRKPAGAPREANPGTLPMHGAPRYPSYEWARLFGYSRHHADSFWATYERHFAVWAERHGYEIDYLTQHDLHFDPHALDGYSCVVVVGHDEYWSWRMRDTVDAFVDAGGNLARFGGNYQWQVRLSDDGSTQYCYRLPSLDPEAAATPHLATTVWEAKSVGRPGATTIGLNGLGGIYNRYGVATPRSSGGFTVYRPHHWALEGTDLYYGDLLGGPPSFLAAFELDSVEYTFRRGLPYPTFEDGAPETLEILALAPAVRGEEDRFGGRVPIGGPEEEVYNYNADLGDDLPGYVHEGEMRGAGMIAAFTRGDGEVFNGGTTEWSHVLSLGDPFVERITHNVLRRFGLRSHFENPEGVAS from the coding sequence GTGAGCGACGCGATCGTGGCGACGGGCCTTCCCGCCGCCTTCGCCTGGTCCCCGAAGGGCTGGCCCTCCGAGCGTGCGTTCGCCACGCCGGAGGCGGCCGAGGTGTGGTGTTACACCGACCGGTTCTCGTACTTCCCGGGGGAGACCATCCGCTTCCACCTCAGCGCGAGCGTCCCGTCCTTCGACCTGGAGGTGGTCCGCGACGGGCTGGAGCCCCGCGTGGTGTGGTCGCGGAGCGGGCTGTCGGCCGGCCGGCACGAGGCGCCGCCCGACGCCCACGCCGCCGGCTGCGACTGGCCGGTGGGGCTGGAGCTGGAGATTCCGGGCGACTGGCGGAGCGGCTTCCACATCGTCACCGTGCGCGCGGTCACGCCGTCCGGCGAACTGTGGGAGCGCGAGCACTTCTTCGTCGTCAAGGCCCCGGCCGAGCGGCGTGCCCGCGCCGCGCTCGTGCTGACCACCAGCACGATGCTGGCCTACAACGACTGGGGCGGCGCCAACCACTACCGCGGCCTGGGCGACGACCCGCGTTCCGACAACGGCTCGCCGCTGGCCTCGACGCGGCGTCCGATCGCCCGGGGGATGATCCGCAAGCCCGCGGGCGCGCCGCGGGAGGCCAACCCGGGCACGCTGCCGATGCACGGCGCTCCCCGCTATCCGTCGTACGAGTGGGCGCGCCTGTTCGGCTACAGCCGCCACCACGCCGACTCCTTCTGGGCGACGTACGAGCGGCACTTCGCGGTGTGGGCCGAGCGCCACGGGTACGAGATCGACTACCTGACCCAGCACGACCTGCACTTCGACCCCCACGCGCTGGACGGATACTCCTGCGTCGTCGTGGTGGGACACGACGAGTACTGGTCGTGGCGGATGCGCGACACGGTCGACGCGTTCGTCGACGCGGGCGGCAACCTGGCCAGGTTCGGCGGCAACTACCAGTGGCAGGTGCGGCTCAGCGACGACGGGAGCACGCAGTACTGCTACCGGCTGCCGTCGCTGGACCCCGAGGCCGCCGCGACACCGCATCTCGCCACCACGGTGTGGGAGGCGAAGTCGGTCGGCCGGCCGGGCGCCACCACCATCGGGCTCAACGGCCTCGGCGGGATCTACAACCGCTACGGGGTCGCCACCCCCCGCTCGTCCGGAGGCTTCACGGTCTACCGGCCGCACCACTGGGCCCTGGAGGGGACCGACCTCTACTACGGCGACCTGCTCGGCGGGCCCCCGTCGTTCCTCGCGGCCTTCGAGCTCGACTCGGTCGAGTACACGTTCCGGCGCGGGCTGCCGTACCCGACGTTCGAGGACGGCGCCCCGGAGACGCTGGAGATCCTGGCCCTCGCGCCGGCCGTACGCGGGGAGGAGGACCGCTTCGGCGGCCGGGTGCCGATCGGCGGGCCGGAGGAGGAGGTCTACAACTACAACGCGGACCTCGGCGACGACCTGCCCGGCTACGTGCACGAGGGGGAGATGCGGGGCGCCGGGATGATCGCCGCGTTCACCCGCGGGGACGGCGAGGTCTTCAACGGCGGCACCACCGAGTGGTCACACGTGCTCAGCCTCGGCGACCCCTTCGTCGAGCGCATCACGCACAACGTTCTGCGCCGCTTCGGCCTGCGCAGCCATTTCGAGAACCCCGAGGGAGTCGCATCGTGA
- the speB gene encoding agmatinase, producing MTVPRGPADSSRVPRFAGPATFARLPRLDEVGHADVAVVGVPFDSGVSYRPGARFGPSAVREASRLLRPYHPGLDVSPFAAMQVADAGDIACNPFDIREAVETIDEAASGLMEGGTRLVTVGGDHTIALPLLRAAARRHGPVALLHFDAHLDTWDTYFGAEYTHGTPFRRAVEEGILDTEAVCHVGTRGPLYGKKDLEDDRRLGFGIVTSADVMRRGVDEVAGALRERIGGRPLYVSVDIDVLDPAHAPGTGTPEAGGLTSRELLEILRGLTGCDIVGADVVEVSPAYDHAEITSVAASHVAYDLISLLALKEER from the coding sequence ATGACCGTGCCCCGGGGGCCCGCCGACTCGTCCAGGGTCCCGCGATTCGCCGGACCGGCCACCTTCGCGCGGCTGCCGCGCCTGGACGAGGTCGGCCACGCCGACGTCGCGGTGGTGGGCGTGCCGTTCGACAGCGGGGTCTCCTACCGCCCCGGCGCCCGGTTCGGCCCCTCGGCCGTCCGCGAGGCCAGCCGGCTGCTCCGGCCGTACCACCCGGGCCTCGACGTCTCGCCGTTCGCGGCGATGCAGGTGGCCGACGCGGGGGACATCGCGTGCAACCCGTTCGACATCCGCGAGGCCGTCGAGACGATCGACGAGGCGGCGTCCGGGCTCATGGAGGGCGGCACCCGGCTCGTCACGGTCGGCGGCGACCACACGATCGCGCTGCCGCTGCTGCGCGCCGCCGCCCGGCGGCACGGCCCGGTCGCGCTGCTGCACTTCGACGCCCACCTCGACACCTGGGACACCTATTTCGGGGCCGAGTACACGCACGGCACGCCGTTCCGGCGGGCGGTCGAGGAGGGCATCCTCGACACCGAGGCGGTCTGCCACGTCGGCACCCGCGGCCCGCTGTACGGCAAGAAGGACCTGGAGGACGACCGGCGCCTCGGCTTCGGCATCGTGACCAGCGCCGACGTGATGCGCCGGGGCGTGGACGAGGTGGCCGGCGCGCTGCGGGAGCGCATCGGCGGCCGCCCGCTCTACGTCTCGGTCGACATCGACGTGCTCGACCCGGCGCACGCCCCCGGCACCGGCACCCCGGAGGCCGGGGGTCTGACCAGCCGGGAACTGCTGGAGATCCTGCGCGGCCTGACCGGGTGCGACATCGTCGGCGCGGACGTGGTCGAGGTCTCCCCGGCCTACGACCACGCCGAGATCACCTCGGTCGCGGCCTCCCATGTGGCGTACGACCTGATCAGCCTGCTCGCACTCAAGGAGGAGCGGTGA
- a CDS encoding alpha/beta hydrolase, whose translation MTLFHYGGVHSTGLRRLPAVIAAGVVAIAAVLIAPLVAPGPAVADTPWLTVSDDGYLSISIPAASVEATVGQVSEVAVEGNFGPSSAWAEYGLTRRGDVWWGALGPLKPGLYSYQVTGDITKGLKDPTNVTRVASHPLWSTFIVPGDSARLLADAPQGRGGEVGTLTYQVGKQKRSALVWTPPGYSAKGRTPYPVLYLRSGDGQSATDWLDLGRARQILDNLSARGSIEPMVVVITDGPDGDKELKDLRKAVADGYRVQHDREHQAIAGVAEGGTRALRAALTKPVDFAYAGSFSGLQADLQAELLPGGGRPDAKAINRDLRLLRLYTGNVTDPAYNATVRLTKALDRAGVRYEFDGVGPDAGANWTAWQGNLIDFLPRLFRTVKDHGPSAGHGRLKGEFHPPAPGTTPTPFLSEGGFVTFETTTGFPDAKHVTVWANDAPGGSWLRVPMSRDGDRWRVTVGPLDPWFYYYQWIVDGVSAKDTSNPAKVTSEPNWSHFLIPGERSRLLSDVPAGRGGKVESLTYPSTVANQDRTALVWTPPGYDPGRAEPYPVLYLQHGSGQSYTDWVEMGRAKQILDHEFLDGKLVPMVVVMGNGNVPDFTKELLDNIVPAARARYNVSGDPSRQALAGLSMGGVQTLGVLKAYPGRFAYVAAFSAWFGSGDGVDAEAVNRGTKMLRLYVGDQTDFVQPFFLSSLPVLDGLGIRYEYDGVTPGPHGWDVWQKNLIDLAPRLFKR comes from the coding sequence ATGACGTTATTCCATTACGGCGGCGTGCACTCCACGGGGTTGCGCCGGCTCCCGGCGGTGATCGCCGCCGGGGTCGTGGCGATCGCGGCGGTTCTCATCGCGCCTCTGGTCGCGCCCGGGCCGGCCGTGGCGGACACGCCGTGGCTGACCGTTTCGGACGACGGCTACCTGTCGATCAGCATCCCGGCGGCCTCCGTCGAGGCCACGGTGGGCCAGGTGTCGGAGGTGGCCGTCGAGGGGAACTTCGGCCCCTCCTCCGCGTGGGCGGAGTACGGCCTGACCCGCCGGGGCGACGTCTGGTGGGGGGCCCTCGGCCCGCTCAAGCCGGGGCTGTACTCCTACCAGGTCACGGGTGACATCACCAAGGGTCTCAAGGATCCGACGAACGTCACCAGGGTGGCCTCTCATCCGCTGTGGAGCACCTTCATCGTTCCGGGCGACTCGGCGCGCCTGCTGGCGGACGCGCCGCAGGGACGGGGCGGCGAGGTCGGGACCCTGACCTACCAGGTCGGGAAGCAGAAGCGGTCGGCGCTGGTGTGGACCCCGCCCGGCTACTCGGCCAAGGGCCGTACACCGTATCCGGTGCTGTACCTGCGGTCCGGCGACGGGCAGAGCGCCACCGACTGGCTCGACCTCGGCCGTGCCCGGCAGATCCTCGACAACCTGTCGGCCCGGGGCTCCATCGAGCCGATGGTCGTCGTGATCACCGACGGGCCGGATGGCGACAAAGAATTGAAGGACCTGCGAAAGGCGGTCGCGGACGGCTACCGCGTTCAGCACGACCGGGAGCACCAGGCGATCGCCGGTGTGGCCGAGGGCGGGACGCGGGCGCTGCGTGCCGCTCTGACCAAGCCGGTCGACTTCGCCTACGCGGGCTCCTTCTCCGGTCTTCAGGCGGATCTTCAGGCGGAGCTTCTGCCAGGCGGCGGACGGCCGGACGCGAAGGCGATCAACCGCGACCTCAGGCTGCTGCGTCTGTACACCGGGAACGTGACCGATCCCGCCTACAACGCCACCGTCCGCCTCACGAAGGCGCTGGACCGCGCCGGTGTCAGGTACGAGTTCGACGGGGTCGGTCCCGACGCCGGAGCCAACTGGACCGCCTGGCAGGGGAACCTGATCGACTTCCTGCCGCGGCTGTTCCGCACGGTGAAGGATCACGGCCCGAGCGCCGGTCACGGGCGGTTGAAGGGCGAGTTCCACCCGCCCGCGCCCGGCACGACGCCGACGCCGTTCCTGAGCGAGGGCGGCTTCGTCACCTTCGAGACCACGACGGGCTTCCCGGACGCCAAGCACGTCACGGTGTGGGCGAACGACGCTCCGGGCGGAAGCTGGCTGCGCGTTCCGATGTCCCGTGACGGCGACCGGTGGCGGGTGACCGTGGGCCCGCTGGACCCCTGGTTCTACTACTACCAGTGGATCGTGGACGGGGTCTCGGCCAAGGACACGTCGAACCCGGCGAAGGTGACCTCCGAGCCCAACTGGAGCCACTTCCTCATCCCGGGCGAGAGGTCACGTCTCCTGTCGGACGTGCCCGCCGGCCGGGGCGGAAAGGTCGAGAGCCTGACCTACCCGAGCACCGTGGCGAACCAGGACCGGACCGCGCTGGTGTGGACCCCACCCGGATACGACCCCGGCCGGGCGGAGCCGTATCCCGTCCTCTATCTCCAGCACGGCAGCGGCCAGAGCTACACGGACTGGGTCGAGATGGGACGCGCCAAGCAGATCCTCGACCACGAGTTCCTGGACGGGAAACTGGTGCCGATGGTGGTCGTGATGGGCAACGGCAACGTGCCCGACTTCACCAAGGAGCTTCTCGACAACATCGTCCCGGCGGCCCGCGCCCGCTACAACGTCTCCGGCGACCCGTCGCGGCAGGCCCTCGCCGGTCTCTCGATGGGCGGCGTGCAGACGCTCGGGGTGCTCAAGGCGTACCCGGGCCGGTTCGCCTACGTCGCGGCGTTCTCGGCCTGGTTCGGCAGCGGCGACGGCGTCGACGCGGAGGCGGTCAACAGGGGAACGAAGATGCTGCGCCTGTACGTCGGCGACCAGACCGACTTCGTGCAGCCGTTCTTCCTGTCGTCCCTGCCCGTCCTGGACGGCCTCGGCATCCGCTACGAGTACGACGGGGTGACCCCCGGGCCGCACGGCTGGGACGTGTGGCAGAAGAACCTCATCGACCTGGCGCCGCGTCTGTTCAAACGCTGA
- a CDS encoding LysE family translocator produces MPELLMGLSLGLGAGVMPGALLTLVITASLRGGFRAGVRLACVPLLSDLPVVLLAVTAVGALPEALLRVLSVCGGLYVVYLGVQTLREARTALPPRPGEDAPSSAREILRGVVVNLLNPHPWLFWIAVGSPVFVAAWDRAPAYALGFTGAFYLVLVGSKVALAGAVGAGRHRLTPRGYRLLLGASGALLAAVGVVLIARGLAPRAYS; encoded by the coding sequence GTGCCGGAACTGCTCATGGGGCTCAGCCTGGGGCTGGGGGCGGGCGTCATGCCCGGAGCGCTGCTGACGCTCGTCATCACGGCCAGCCTGCGCGGCGGGTTCCGCGCGGGCGTGCGCCTGGCCTGCGTGCCGCTGCTGTCGGACCTGCCCGTGGTGCTGCTCGCCGTGACGGCCGTCGGGGCGCTGCCGGAGGCGCTGCTGCGCGTGCTGTCGGTGTGCGGCGGCCTCTACGTGGTCTATCTGGGCGTGCAGACGCTGCGCGAGGCCCGTACGGCGCTGCCGCCGCGGCCCGGCGAGGACGCGCCGTCCTCGGCGCGGGAGATCCTGCGCGGGGTGGTGGTGAACCTGCTCAACCCGCACCCCTGGCTGTTCTGGATCGCGGTGGGCTCGCCGGTGTTCGTCGCGGCCTGGGACCGGGCCCCGGCGTACGCGCTGGGCTTCACCGGGGCCTTCTACCTGGTCCTGGTGGGTTCCAAGGTGGCGCTGGCGGGGGCCGTGGGGGCCGGCAGGCACCGGCTGACCCCCCGCGGCTACCGCCTGCTGCTCGGCGCGAGCGGCGCGCTGCTGGCCGCCGTCGGCGTCGTGCTCATCGCCCGAGGGCTGGCTCCCCGGGCTTACTCCTGA